ATTGATCAGGTCCGCAAATCTGCTTTTATCTTCTAGATAAATCTTTTCCACAATATCCTTCCTCATGCATCCTCCATAATATCAAATGCACACTTGTACTTTATATTATTATACCAAATCAATTTTGCCGTGGCAATTGAATAAAGCACCCCTGCATTTAATTTTTCAATTTATACTAATTGGAATTTACGGCCGAACGGCCTTGAACGCCAGTTTATACTGGCTGTTGATTTTGTTTTTTACTGTAACATAATTGTTTGCAAAAGTCAAGTTATATGGCTGATAAGAGGACAGAAACGGCGGCCATAGCTATCTCAAAAGCGTGTTGAGCGGCAGGATAGAAAAACTTATCCCGCCGCCCTTTTTAGAATGTTTGCAGGGTGCTGAGTGCCAGTGGCACTCGTTTAGCACTGACCGAAGCGGAGCGGAGATGTGGGAGCACATCGTGCGAAGCAATCCGCGGCATCAGTTGGGGGGTAAAATACCTTTTGACCCCAACTCATTATATTAATCAGAAAACTTCTGCAGTGCAAACCACAGCTTATCATGAAAATCTGTCAGGGCATGGCTGCACTTACCAGATGTCCGACAGGCGCCACGCAGAGAGCACAGAAAAGTATCGCACCGGACAAAACCGCATATTGTACAAACGGCAGCTCACGGCGCTGCTGCACAACATTCAGTACAAATACAATAGCTATCCACAGCATAAACACGCTGGTCAAAATCCGTTTTACGGTAAACCCATATGCAGAAATATACAGCAGCATCTTGCTGGCGGCAGTGAGAATCAGCAGAAGTGTCAGCACAGACATCAGTACATTCAGCCAGCGGAGAACTTTGTTTTCCCTGCGCACCGTTTTGGAAAAAGAATTGGCGCCCAGCAATACCGCGATATTCAGCAATGAGATCTGGCACAGCTCGAAAAATCCCTGCCTGGCATATTGCGCATAAGTAAAATTTTCCGGTCTGAGCCCCGCAAATGCCGAGAACAGATAAGAACTCTGCAGTCCGATAAACACCAGATAAGCCGCACAGACCGCCACAACCGCAGTGCTGACTGCCACATCCGGAACCGCGTGAAGTTTCATAACCACGGCGCTGGCACTGTCCTTATGAAAATGGCTGGTACTCTTCCTGATAATTCCTCCGTAGGCCAGACCGAACAGATACGCCGCCACGGGCACAGACAGCAGGAAGCGAAGAAAATACCCCAGACAGTTTCTCCAGAAATAATCCATACCCTGCCGCACTAAAATCTGAAATCCGGCGTCAGCCCTGCCCAGAAGCGGCAGCGCCACTGCAAGAACCGGCATTGCAATGCCAAGTCCCAGGAGCATGCCCGCCATCCGCCGCCCGGAACGCGTTCTTCGAACGCCTCCGCGCAGCTCCCTCCAGTAACAGCAGATATGCCTGAAAGGCACATCCACAGCCGCATGCCAGACATCAACCAGAATCCACTGTGACGTCTCGTGTTGTTCAATCAGTGCCCCTGATGCCGAAAGCGTCCAGTATGCAGTCGTAACCAGCAGTACAAGTACCTGCAGAACAGGCATAATGCTCCAGAAAGCATATGGGATTGCGATGGCTCCCATCACCGCCAGCCAGAACCAGCTCTCCGCTGCCATTCGTTTATTCTCCTTTCGCAGCCAGAATATGACTACTGCCGCATATGCGGCAGTAATCAGCGGAATATTCCGGCGGAAGTGACTGTCATAGCCGAAGTCCGTAAATACGCAGACAAACCCATATCCCAGCAGCAGGTACATCCACACGAATATCCAATGATTTTTGAGCGTACTTTCACAGGGTAAGCCGCTTTCGCTGCTCACCAGATTTAGATTTTCCATATTTTTTCCTCCTGTGTTAATCTTTCCGATACTCCAGGATATCTCCCGGCTGACACTGAAGAACACTGCACAGTGCCTCCAGTGTAGAAAAACGGACAGCTTTTGCCTTGCCGTTTTTCAGAATTGACAGATTTGCCGGAGTGATCCCCACCTCTTTAGCCAGATCACCGGCGCTGATTTTCCGACGTGCCATCATCACATCGATATTTACAATTATGGACATACTGGCACATCCCTTCTATATGGTATAGTCATTTTCTTCTTTTAACGCCAGGGCCTCAGCGAATACATTCTTGATTACGCGCAGGATCAGACTCATAAAAACCGCCATAACTGCCAGCGCCAGAAACGGCAGATAATAAACGGCGCTGATCAGGCAAATCAGGCCTGCAATCAGGCAGCACCAGGAAAGCCCTCTCAGACACCTGACATTCCCCTGCTGAAACACATCTCCTCTTTTGATATTCGAAAGCAGACGATACAGCAAAATGAGTGCGGCTGTCACCGGGAAGACCGTCGTATAGGTACTGGTAAGAAAATATGGCAGCGTGCCGTCAAGAATTTCTCCCCGTGTTTCTATAAACATCCGGAATACCCAGGGTGCACCCACTGATCCTGCCGCCAGCAATACAGCAAAAATCCATACACATACCTGTGATAATGCGAGACTCTTATCTTTGTTCCAGTTCATGTTTCTACTCCTTTGACAATCATTCATTATCTATGAATCCCCTTGTTCCTGAACTGTATTATACCACCCACTACACTGTTTTTCAATAGTTATTTATTGTTTAACGATAAATATTTTTCGTATTGCGAAAAACTAAGGAGGAGTAAACTCACATGTAAGATGAGATGCCACTTTGTAAGTTGAAATGCCATCTTTGTAATTGACAATTGAATATTTGTAAACGAAAAGCCACTTTTGTACTCGAAATGCATGTTTTGTAGACCAGAAGCCACTTTTGCAACCGAAATGCCATTTGATTTTTTGCTTTTATTGTCGTATGATGATAAAATAAAGTATGCCAAAGGGAGGTCGACTCCCTCTCGATTCTTTTGTAATCGGAGAATCCACCCCTAATTCCTTAGACAGATTAGACGTTGACGGCATGCAAATTTATTATTTTTTGAGAAGGGCTGGTTTTAGCATGATGTCTCCGGCGGCTACCGGAGCACATCCAAGTTTATGCAAAACCTCTTCTCCATGATAAAAGCTGAAGGTTTCGTAGGGACTACGATTATTCAGCTTTTTTCTTTTGTAAGAATTAATGTGATTCATCATCAGGCTGATATCGTCCTGTGTAAGATTTCCAAAGCCTGTTCCTTTGGGAAGGACTCTGCGTATCAGTTCATGATTTACTTCGATTGCACCCTTTTGGTATGGACTTCCTGCATCACAATAAAACACTCTGGTCCTAAGGCTTTTGAATCGTTCATTTCCATACTCAATTGCTTTGGGATTTGAAAATTCGCTTCCGTTGTCGGTCAGAATCACTGGAAACAGCTTTTTGAATATATCCTGCCCAAGGGTTTGGTACAGTACATCATAAATATCAGTTACTGATTTTGAAGTATTCGCATCACGTAGAAAAGTGAGCATGAAGCTGCATTCCACAAAATGGAGTGTAAGAAGGCATTTCCCTCCCTTTTCCCCGATGACAGAATCCATCTGCACAATGTTTATGTCAGGATTCTTTTCAAGGAACTCACAGAAATTCTTATAATTGCGGTCTATACGGCAGCCCTTATCGACCTTGAATTCTGGCTTTTTGTATCGTCCCCGGAACTTTACTTTTCGGGGCAGATCAATGTTCCTGACATCGAAGAGACAAGCATCAATGTAGTTGTAGATTGTCTTTTCACTGCACATCAACTCATCCTGATGATTGATATAGATCTGGTTAACAGACTGCCCCTGTTCCACAAGAGGCGTAATGATTTTATTCAGTCTGCTGACTTCCTCTTCTGAAACACACAGACCACTTCTTGAAGAAGAAATCTTTTCATGTGCACAGAGGTGGGCATGCTCTGCATCATAAATATTTTTTAGAAGTGAACACTTATCAATGCTTTCACAGCCATTACAGACATAGGGCACCCGAAATCTCGCCATGCAGATTTCTTCCAGAAAGTCTGTACAGTTGGAATTGCAGGATTGACAGAGCTTACAGTAGATATTTGATTTCCGTGTACACTCTTTTCCACAGATTTTTTTCTTCCTGCAATCAAATCTATTTTTGCAGGCATTATAAGGGAAACCAGGATAACCAGTAGCAATAAGCGAGCTGTAATTACGTACTTCTCTGGAGATAGTAGTTGGATTTTTGTCCATGCGGCGTGCGATCTCCTTAAATGACAAAGAATCTTTGAGATATTTTTGCAGGCTGAGCCTGTCTTCGTAAGTAAAAAATTTAGGCATCCTATATCCTCCGTTCTGCCGCCAACCCTTTTAGGATATAGGAATAGATTATACTAAGGAATCGGAAAAGACTGGTAATTTCATCAAAACAATGAGGCAATACCCATTTTTTTATAAGCCAGAATGCAACCTACTGGCACATATATTTTATTGAACAAACATAATTCAATTAGGAATCGGAAGGGTTGCATTTCGATTTACAATTGAGGTTAAGGAGGAGTAAAATTAAAGGAAGAACAGATATGCCGCTATCTGTTCTTCCTCGTCTCATTGGGGTTCTCCCCATAAACTTTTTTGTATGTGGCAGAAAAATAACTGTCGTTGTTAAACCCTACATCGCGGGCAATATCAGTGATGGACTGTTCCGTCTCCACGAGGAGCTTCCGCGCCGCTTCCATCCGCAGCTGCAGCAAATATTCCGAAAATTTCTTCCCGGTCTCCTTTTTAAAACGTCTGCTGAAATAATCCTGATTCAGGTGGACAGATTCCGCAACCTCCGTAAGGGTAAGGTTTCGGCTGAAATTCCCCTGCATATACCAGAGTGCATCATTGATGGCCTGAGAATATGCGCCGGCCTGAAGATCGGATGCCTCAATTGCCTGAAATATATCATTTTGCAGTTCTTCAATATTCCCGGACGTTTTGATGTTGCCGAAATCCTGTCTGCTGCCGCTCTGTACCGCATAGTCGCTGAGTACGGAATACAACGTCTGTTTGAGAAGATGGATACTGACATTCGCCTCCACCGCATACGCCAGGATGTCCGGTATCAGCTCAAACAATTTTTTATAGTTCTTTCCCTCGATCAGATGATATGCCCGGTTCGCAAAAGCCTGCATTTCTATCTTCCTGCTCTTCACAGCCCCCTGTGCCGCCTGGCGGC
The Ruminococcus gauvreauii genome window above contains:
- a CDS encoding DUF2975 domain-containing protein encodes the protein MNWNKDKSLALSQVCVWIFAVLLAAGSVGAPWVFRMFIETRGEILDGTLPYFLTSTYTTVFPVTAALILLYRLLSNIKRGDVFQQGNVRCLRGLSWCCLIAGLICLISAVYYLPFLALAVMAVFMSLILRVIKNVFAEALALKEENDYTI
- a CDS encoding DUF4153 domain-containing protein, which translates into the protein MENLNLVSSESGLPCESTLKNHWIFVWMYLLLGYGFVCVFTDFGYDSHFRRNIPLITAAYAAVVIFWLRKENKRMAAESWFWLAVMGAIAIPYAFWSIMPVLQVLVLLVTTAYWTLSASGALIEQHETSQWILVDVWHAAVDVPFRHICCYWRELRGGVRRTRSGRRMAGMLLGLGIAMPVLAVALPLLGRADAGFQILVRQGMDYFWRNCLGYFLRFLLSVPVAAYLFGLAYGGIIRKSTSHFHKDSASAVVMKLHAVPDVAVSTAVVAVCAAYLVFIGLQSSYLFSAFAGLRPENFTYAQYARQGFFELCQISLLNIAVLLGANSFSKTVRRENKVLRWLNVLMSVLTLLLILTAASKMLLYISAYGFTVKRILTSVFMLWIAIVFVLNVVQQRRELPFVQYAVLSGAILFCALCVAPVGHLVSAAMP
- a CDS encoding IS30 family transposase, encoding MPKFFTYEDRLSLQKYLKDSLSFKEIARRMDKNPTTISREVRNYSSLIATGYPGFPYNACKNRFDCRKKKICGKECTRKSNIYCKLCQSCNSNCTDFLEEICMARFRVPYVCNGCESIDKCSLLKNIYDAEHAHLCAHEKISSSRSGLCVSEEEVSRLNKIITPLVEQGQSVNQIYINHQDELMCSEKTIYNYIDACLFDVRNIDLPRKVKFRGRYKKPEFKVDKGCRIDRNYKNFCEFLEKNPDINIVQMDSVIGEKGGKCLLTLHFVECSFMLTFLRDANTSKSVTDIYDVLYQTLGQDIFKKLFPVILTDNGSEFSNPKAIEYGNERFKSLRTRVFYCDAGSPYQKGAIEVNHELIRRVLPKGTGFGNLTQDDISLMMNHINSYKRKKLNNRSPYETFSFYHGEEVLHKLGCAPVAAGDIMLKPALLKK
- a CDS encoding helix-turn-helix domain-containing protein, whose product is MSIIVNIDVMMARRKISAGDLAKEVGITPANLSILKNGKAKAVRFSTLEALCSVLQCQPGDILEYRKD